The following are from one region of the Anomaloglossus baeobatrachus isolate aAnoBae1 chromosome 1, aAnoBae1.hap1, whole genome shotgun sequence genome:
- the LOC142295063 gene encoding cocaine- and amphetamine-regulated transcript protein-like produces MLSSRLPLIYVSLSLLMLLVCSEETVGVRSAEISDNNSQEEKELIEALQEVLEKLKSKRILPLDKKLGWVPSCDAGEQCAVRKGARIGKLCNCPRGTSCNFYILKCL; encoded by the exons ATGCTGAGCAGTCGGCTGCCACTCATCTATGTCTCCTTGTCCCTATTAATGCTGCTGGTGTGCAgcgaggagacagttggggtcagaTCAGCCGAAATCTCTGACAACAATAGCCAGGAAGAAAAGGAGCTG ATAGAAGCTTTACAGGAAGTGCTGGAGAAACTCAAGAGCAAAAGAATTCTTCCTCTGGACAAAAAGCTAGGATGGGTACCTTCG TGTGATGCTGGTGAGCAATGTGCAGTAAGGAAAGGAGCACGAATTGGGAAGTTATGTAATTGTCCAAGGGGGACTTCTTGCAATTTCTATATTCTTAAATGTTTGTGA